The Xenopus laevis strain J_2021 chromosome 7S, Xenopus_laevis_v10.1, whole genome shotgun sequence genome includes a window with the following:
- the LOC108697699 gene encoding kelch-like protein 21 isoform X2: MGTSHGKPMQTLHPWPDEVVDDHPLSAQIMDLPINTPPDSMAIPASEASLPFYDASHALHLLRGINELRAEEKFFDMTVSAGGQDFPCHRTVLAAASNYFRAMFAGRLRESQADRVELHDVSGPILSLLLDFCYTGRVTVTLENVEPLLQAADLFQFPSVKDACCAYLEQQLDVSNCLEIQDFAEAYACQGLAESTKRFILAHLGQLAQAREVERLTFKRMLEYISDDRLCVDKEEAAFQIALQWVKADPKHRQYRWPELFQYLRLPFIRRFYLLAYVESDPLVYRSPYCRQLIREARAFQSSEYDRHDWPCHRMKPRPSTGLAEILVVVGGCDQDCDELVTVDCYNPQTGQWRYLAEFPDHLGGGYSIAALGNDIYVTGGSDGSRLYDCVWRYNSSVNEWTEVSPMLKAREYHSSTVLNGLLYVIASDSTERYDPTMDTWESLRPMLYPMDNCSTTSCRKKLYAIGSLEGKESMVMQCYNPDTNLWSMVNCGQLPPWSFAPKTVTLNGLIYFVRDDSADVDVYSPSKNEWDKIPPMIQVHVGGSLAALGGKFYVTGGYDNTFELSDVVEAFDPETRSWSLMGRLPQPTFWHGSVSIFRQFMPQTQYSSDGVPLDNDRINLNRRRQHLHNHNLNELHRR, encoded by the exons ATGGGCACATCACATGGAAAACCCATGCAGACATTGCACCCATGGCCTGATGAGGTTGTTG ATGATCATCCACTGAGTGCCCAGATCATGGATTTGCCCATCAACACTCCCCCCGATTCCATGGCAATTCCAGCATCTGAAGCCTCCTTGCCTTTCTACGATGCCTCCCACGCCTTGCACTTGCTACGGGGCATCAATGAGCTCAGAGCCGAAGAGAAATTCTTTGACATGACAGTGAGTGCAGGAGGACAGGATTTCCCTTGCCACCGGACTGTGTTGGCTGCCGCCAGCAACTACTTTCGAGCCATGTTTGCCGGGCGGCTACGGGAGAGCCAAGCTGATCGGGTTGAACTTCATGATGTGTCCGGTCCCATCCTTTCCCTCTTGCTTGACTTTTGCTACACTGGCAGAGTCACAGTCACACTGGAGAATGTGGAGCCCCTTCTTCAGGCCGCAGACCTTTTTCAGTTCCCATCAGTAAAGGATGCATGCTGCGCCTACCTAGAACAGCAGCTGGACGTCTCTAACTGCCTGGAGATCCAGGACTTTGCAGAAGCCTATGCTTGCCAGGGCCTGGCAGAGAGTACTAAACGTTTCATTCTGGCGCATTTGGGGCAGCTGGCACAGGCCCGGGAGGTGGAGCGGCTCACCTTTAAGCGCATGCTGGAGTACATCAGTGACGACAGGCTATGTGTGGATAAAGAGGAGGCCGCCTTCCAGATAGCCTTGCAGTGGGTAAAGGCTGATCCCAAGCACCGGCAGTACCGCTGGCCAGAGCTCTTCCAGTACCTTAGACTGCCATTCATACGGCGCTTCTACCTGCTGGCTTATGTAGAAAGTGACCCACTGGTCTACCGCAGTCCCTACTGCCGACAGTTAATCCGTGAAGCCCGGGCTTTCCAGTCCTCTGAATATGACCGCCATGATTGGCCGTGCCATCGAATGAAGCCAAGGCCCTCCACTGGCCTAGCGGAAATCCTAGTAGTAGTGGGGGGTTGTGACCAAGACTGTGATGAGTTGGTTACTGTGGACTGCTACAACCCACAAACTGGCCAGTGGAGATACCTGGCCGAGTTCCCTGACCACCTTGGAGGAGGCTACAGCATTGCAGCTCTGGGTAACGATATATACGTGACGG GAGGATCTGACGGATCAAGACTTTATGACTGTGTATGGCGATACAACTCCAGTGTAAATGAATGGACGGAAGTATCTCCAATGCTGAAAGCACGAGAGTATCACAGCTCAACTGTGCTCAATGGCCTTCTGTATGTGATTGCTTCAGACAGCACTGAGCGTTACGACCCAACCATGGACACGTGGGAGTCTCTGCGTCCTATGCTTTACCCAATGGATAACTGCTCAACAACATCCTGCAGGAAAAAACTCTATGCAATCGGCTCCTTAGAAGGCAAAGAAAGTATGGTCATGCAGTGCTATAATCCCGATACTAATCTATGGTCCATGGTGAACTGTGGCCAACTGCCACCATGGTCTTTTGCACCCAAGACTGTGACACTAAATGGCCTCATCTATTTTGTAAG AGATGATTCAGCGGACGTAGATGTGTACAGTCCATCAAAGAATGAATGGGACAAGATTCCACCAATGATACAG GTCCATGTTGGAGGGAGTCTGGCAGCACTGGGAGGGAAGTTCTATGTGACTGGTGGATATGATAATACATTTGAACTGTCTGACGTGGTGGAAGCCTTTGACCCTGAAACCAGATCATGGAGCCTAATGGGACGCCTCCCTCAGCCAACGTTCTGGCACGGCAGCGTCAGTATATTCCGCCAGTTCATGCCACAAACTCAGTACAGTTCAGACGGGGTTCCATTAGACAACGACAGAATCAACCTCAACAGACGGCGCCAGCACTTGCATAACCACAACCTTAACGAATTGCATCGGCGATAA
- the LOC108697699 gene encoding kelch-like protein 21 isoform X3, whose translation MDLPINTPPDSMAIPASEASLPFYDASHALHLLRGINELRAEEKFFDMTVSAGGQDFPCHRTVLAAASNYFRAMFAGRLRESQADRVELHDVSGPILSLLLDFCYTGRVTVTLENVEPLLQAADLFQFPSVKDACCAYLEQQLDVSNCLEIQDFAEAYACQGLAESTKRFILAHLGQLAQAREVERLTFKRMLEYISDDRLCVDKEEAAFQIALQWVKADPKHRQYRWPELFQYLRLPFIRRFYLLAYVESDPLVYRSPYCRQLIREARAFQSSEYDRHDWPCHRMKPRPSTGLAEILVVVGGCDQDCDELVTVDCYNPQTGQWRYLAEFPDHLGGGYSIAALGNDIYVTGGSDGSRLYDCVWRYNSSVNEWTEVSPMLKAREYHSSTVLNGLLYVIASDSTERYDPTMDTWESLRPMLYPMDNCSTTSCRKKLYAIGSLEGKESMVMQCYNPDTNLWSMVNCGQLPPWSFAPKTVTLNGLIYFVRDDSADVDVYSPSKNEWDKIPPMIQVHVGGSLAALGGKFYVTGGYDNTFELSDVVEAFDPETRSWSLMGRLPQPTFWHGSVSIFRQFMPQTQYSSDGVPLDNDRINLNRRRQHLHNHNLNELHRR comes from the exons ATGGATTTGCCCATCAACACTCCCCCCGATTCCATGGCAATTCCAGCATCTGAAGCCTCCTTGCCTTTCTACGATGCCTCCCACGCCTTGCACTTGCTACGGGGCATCAATGAGCTCAGAGCCGAAGAGAAATTCTTTGACATGACAGTGAGTGCAGGAGGACAGGATTTCCCTTGCCACCGGACTGTGTTGGCTGCCGCCAGCAACTACTTTCGAGCCATGTTTGCCGGGCGGCTACGGGAGAGCCAAGCTGATCGGGTTGAACTTCATGATGTGTCCGGTCCCATCCTTTCCCTCTTGCTTGACTTTTGCTACACTGGCAGAGTCACAGTCACACTGGAGAATGTGGAGCCCCTTCTTCAGGCCGCAGACCTTTTTCAGTTCCCATCAGTAAAGGATGCATGCTGCGCCTACCTAGAACAGCAGCTGGACGTCTCTAACTGCCTGGAGATCCAGGACTTTGCAGAAGCCTATGCTTGCCAGGGCCTGGCAGAGAGTACTAAACGTTTCATTCTGGCGCATTTGGGGCAGCTGGCACAGGCCCGGGAGGTGGAGCGGCTCACCTTTAAGCGCATGCTGGAGTACATCAGTGACGACAGGCTATGTGTGGATAAAGAGGAGGCCGCCTTCCAGATAGCCTTGCAGTGGGTAAAGGCTGATCCCAAGCACCGGCAGTACCGCTGGCCAGAGCTCTTCCAGTACCTTAGACTGCCATTCATACGGCGCTTCTACCTGCTGGCTTATGTAGAAAGTGACCCACTGGTCTACCGCAGTCCCTACTGCCGACAGTTAATCCGTGAAGCCCGGGCTTTCCAGTCCTCTGAATATGACCGCCATGATTGGCCGTGCCATCGAATGAAGCCAAGGCCCTCCACTGGCCTAGCGGAAATCCTAGTAGTAGTGGGGGGTTGTGACCAAGACTGTGATGAGTTGGTTACTGTGGACTGCTACAACCCACAAACTGGCCAGTGGAGATACCTGGCCGAGTTCCCTGACCACCTTGGAGGAGGCTACAGCATTGCAGCTCTGGGTAACGATATATACGTGACGG GAGGATCTGACGGATCAAGACTTTATGACTGTGTATGGCGATACAACTCCAGTGTAAATGAATGGACGGAAGTATCTCCAATGCTGAAAGCACGAGAGTATCACAGCTCAACTGTGCTCAATGGCCTTCTGTATGTGATTGCTTCAGACAGCACTGAGCGTTACGACCCAACCATGGACACGTGGGAGTCTCTGCGTCCTATGCTTTACCCAATGGATAACTGCTCAACAACATCCTGCAGGAAAAAACTCTATGCAATCGGCTCCTTAGAAGGCAAAGAAAGTATGGTCATGCAGTGCTATAATCCCGATACTAATCTATGGTCCATGGTGAACTGTGGCCAACTGCCACCATGGTCTTTTGCACCCAAGACTGTGACACTAAATGGCCTCATCTATTTTGTAAG AGATGATTCAGCGGACGTAGATGTGTACAGTCCATCAAAGAATGAATGGGACAAGATTCCACCAATGATACAG GTCCATGTTGGAGGGAGTCTGGCAGCACTGGGAGGGAAGTTCTATGTGACTGGTGGATATGATAATACATTTGAACTGTCTGACGTGGTGGAAGCCTTTGACCCTGAAACCAGATCATGGAGCCTAATGGGACGCCTCCCTCAGCCAACGTTCTGGCACGGCAGCGTCAGTATATTCCGCCAGTTCATGCCACAAACTCAGTACAGTTCAGACGGGGTTCCATTAGACAACGACAGAATCAACCTCAACAGACGGCGCCAGCACTTGCATAACCACAACCTTAACGAATTGCATCGGCGATAA
- the LOC108697699 gene encoding kelch-like protein 21 isoform X1 yields the protein MVQPQAASLLLTLYKWGAARTGGDVTREDTGKTQTRPAPPLFVLSSCGDVSAQDDHPLSAQIMDLPINTPPDSMAIPASEASLPFYDASHALHLLRGINELRAEEKFFDMTVSAGGQDFPCHRTVLAAASNYFRAMFAGRLRESQADRVELHDVSGPILSLLLDFCYTGRVTVTLENVEPLLQAADLFQFPSVKDACCAYLEQQLDVSNCLEIQDFAEAYACQGLAESTKRFILAHLGQLAQAREVERLTFKRMLEYISDDRLCVDKEEAAFQIALQWVKADPKHRQYRWPELFQYLRLPFIRRFYLLAYVESDPLVYRSPYCRQLIREARAFQSSEYDRHDWPCHRMKPRPSTGLAEILVVVGGCDQDCDELVTVDCYNPQTGQWRYLAEFPDHLGGGYSIAALGNDIYVTGGSDGSRLYDCVWRYNSSVNEWTEVSPMLKAREYHSSTVLNGLLYVIASDSTERYDPTMDTWESLRPMLYPMDNCSTTSCRKKLYAIGSLEGKESMVMQCYNPDTNLWSMVNCGQLPPWSFAPKTVTLNGLIYFVRDDSADVDVYSPSKNEWDKIPPMIQVHVGGSLAALGGKFYVTGGYDNTFELSDVVEAFDPETRSWSLMGRLPQPTFWHGSVSIFRQFMPQTQYSSDGVPLDNDRINLNRRRQHLHNHNLNELHRR from the exons ATGGTACAGCCTCAGGCGGCCAGTCTGCTGCTCACGCTCTACAAGTGGGGCGCGGCGCGTACTGGAGGTGACGTGACCAGAGAGGATACCGGGAAAACCCAAACTCGACCTGCGCCACCATTGTTTGTACTTTCATCGTGCGGAGATGTGAGTGCACAGG ATGATCATCCACTGAGTGCCCAGATCATGGATTTGCCCATCAACACTCCCCCCGATTCCATGGCAATTCCAGCATCTGAAGCCTCCTTGCCTTTCTACGATGCCTCCCACGCCTTGCACTTGCTACGGGGCATCAATGAGCTCAGAGCCGAAGAGAAATTCTTTGACATGACAGTGAGTGCAGGAGGACAGGATTTCCCTTGCCACCGGACTGTGTTGGCTGCCGCCAGCAACTACTTTCGAGCCATGTTTGCCGGGCGGCTACGGGAGAGCCAAGCTGATCGGGTTGAACTTCATGATGTGTCCGGTCCCATCCTTTCCCTCTTGCTTGACTTTTGCTACACTGGCAGAGTCACAGTCACACTGGAGAATGTGGAGCCCCTTCTTCAGGCCGCAGACCTTTTTCAGTTCCCATCAGTAAAGGATGCATGCTGCGCCTACCTAGAACAGCAGCTGGACGTCTCTAACTGCCTGGAGATCCAGGACTTTGCAGAAGCCTATGCTTGCCAGGGCCTGGCAGAGAGTACTAAACGTTTCATTCTGGCGCATTTGGGGCAGCTGGCACAGGCCCGGGAGGTGGAGCGGCTCACCTTTAAGCGCATGCTGGAGTACATCAGTGACGACAGGCTATGTGTGGATAAAGAGGAGGCCGCCTTCCAGATAGCCTTGCAGTGGGTAAAGGCTGATCCCAAGCACCGGCAGTACCGCTGGCCAGAGCTCTTCCAGTACCTTAGACTGCCATTCATACGGCGCTTCTACCTGCTGGCTTATGTAGAAAGTGACCCACTGGTCTACCGCAGTCCCTACTGCCGACAGTTAATCCGTGAAGCCCGGGCTTTCCAGTCCTCTGAATATGACCGCCATGATTGGCCGTGCCATCGAATGAAGCCAAGGCCCTCCACTGGCCTAGCGGAAATCCTAGTAGTAGTGGGGGGTTGTGACCAAGACTGTGATGAGTTGGTTACTGTGGACTGCTACAACCCACAAACTGGCCAGTGGAGATACCTGGCCGAGTTCCCTGACCACCTTGGAGGAGGCTACAGCATTGCAGCTCTGGGTAACGATATATACGTGACGG GAGGATCTGACGGATCAAGACTTTATGACTGTGTATGGCGATACAACTCCAGTGTAAATGAATGGACGGAAGTATCTCCAATGCTGAAAGCACGAGAGTATCACAGCTCAACTGTGCTCAATGGCCTTCTGTATGTGATTGCTTCAGACAGCACTGAGCGTTACGACCCAACCATGGACACGTGGGAGTCTCTGCGTCCTATGCTTTACCCAATGGATAACTGCTCAACAACATCCTGCAGGAAAAAACTCTATGCAATCGGCTCCTTAGAAGGCAAAGAAAGTATGGTCATGCAGTGCTATAATCCCGATACTAATCTATGGTCCATGGTGAACTGTGGCCAACTGCCACCATGGTCTTTTGCACCCAAGACTGTGACACTAAATGGCCTCATCTATTTTGTAAG AGATGATTCAGCGGACGTAGATGTGTACAGTCCATCAAAGAATGAATGGGACAAGATTCCACCAATGATACAG GTCCATGTTGGAGGGAGTCTGGCAGCACTGGGAGGGAAGTTCTATGTGACTGGTGGATATGATAATACATTTGAACTGTCTGACGTGGTGGAAGCCTTTGACCCTGAAACCAGATCATGGAGCCTAATGGGACGCCTCCCTCAGCCAACGTTCTGGCACGGCAGCGTCAGTATATTCCGCCAGTTCATGCCACAAACTCAGTACAGTTCAGACGGGGTTCCATTAGACAACGACAGAATCAACCTCAACAGACGGCGCCAGCACTTGCATAACCACAACCTTAACGAATTGCATCGGCGATAA